One Micromonospora eburnea genomic region harbors:
- a CDS encoding acVLRF1 family peptidyl-tRNA hydrolase → MTSRPAAGGGRWVEVDPARVARWVEGFADRHGPPATTAEGYALLLAAPDGATAELHAPPGAPASADVPGFVAAAGAPRRLGLLLVRKGGVAVGMADGVDLAFSKVDTRYVQGRTAAGGWSQQRFARRRDNQAKAVLGEATELAVRLLLPEAATLAALVCGGDRRAVDGVLADRRLAPLAALRADRLLDVPEPRHAVLVAAVAAARAVRILVRDPDPGHRGA, encoded by the coding sequence ATGACCAGCCGACCCGCAGCCGGAGGCGGCCGGTGGGTCGAGGTCGACCCGGCCCGCGTCGCCCGCTGGGTCGAGGGCTTCGCCGACCGGCACGGCCCGCCCGCCACCACCGCCGAGGGGTACGCCCTGCTGCTCGCCGCCCCGGACGGGGCGACGGCCGAGCTGCACGCCCCGCCCGGCGCCCCGGCGAGCGCCGACGTACCCGGGTTCGTGGCCGCCGCCGGCGCGCCGCGGCGGCTCGGCCTGCTGCTGGTGCGTAAGGGCGGGGTGGCGGTCGGGATGGCCGACGGCGTGGACCTGGCCTTCTCCAAGGTGGACACCCGCTACGTGCAGGGACGCACCGCCGCGGGTGGCTGGTCGCAGCAGCGGTTCGCCCGGCGCCGGGACAACCAGGCGAAGGCGGTGTTGGGCGAGGCGACGGAGCTGGCCGTACGCCTGCTGCTGCCGGAGGCGGCGACGCTGGCCGCGCTGGTCTGCGGCGGCGACCGCCGGGCGGTGGACGGTGTGCTGGCCGACCGGCGGCTGGCCCCGCTCGCCGCGCTGCGCGCCGACCGGCTGCTCGATGTGCCCGAGCCCCGGCACGCGGTGCTGGTCGCCGCGGTGGCCGCCGCCCGCGCGGTGCGGATCCTGGTCCGCGATCCCGATCCTGGCCACCGAGGCGCGTGA
- a CDS encoding helix-turn-helix domain-containing protein: MAATGTATSTEKGRRIVGAERQTLAKDLVKRYTSGESIRALAASTGRSYGFIHRVLTESGVQLRQRGGARRRKKA; the protein is encoded by the coding sequence ATGGCAGCCACCGGCACAGCCACCAGCACTGAGAAGGGTCGCCGGATCGTCGGAGCCGAGCGTCAGACGCTCGCCAAGGACCTGGTAAAGCGGTATACCTCGGGTGAGAGCATCCGTGCGCTCGCGGCCTCGACGGGCCGGTCCTACGGGTTCATTCACCGGGTGCTCACCGAGTCCGGGGTGCAGCTGCGGCAGCGCGGCGGTGCCCGGCGCCGCAAGAAGGCGTGA
- a CDS encoding ABC-F family ATP-binding cassette domain-containing protein — MITATGLELRAGSRILLSDTTLRVQPGDRIGLVGRNGAGKTTTLKVLAGEGQPYAGQIDRRSAIGYLPQDPRTGDLDVTGRDRVLSARGLDVLMAQMKELEAKLAEGGDDERLVRRYGALEDQFAALGGYAAEAEAARICANLGLPDRALAQTIGTLSGGQRRRIELARILFRDAGENGGGILLLDEPTNHLDADSITWLRGFLANHKGGLIVISHDASLLEAVVNKVWFLDATRSVVDVYNLGWKAYLEARETDERRRRRERANAEKKAGALMAQADKMRAKATKTVAAQNMARRAEKLLSGLEEVRVADKVAKVRFPNPAACGKTPLTATGLSKSYGSLEIFTDVSVAVDRGSRVAILGLNGAGKTTLLRMLGGLLEPDTGEVRPGHGLRLGYYAQEHETLDVDRTILEHMRSAAPEQTDTDLRKILGAFLFSGEDVDKPAGVLSGGEKTRLALATLVCSGANVLLLDEPTNNLDPVSREQVLDAIARYPGAIVLVTHDPGAVTALKPDRAILLPDGDEDAWSDDLLELVELA; from the coding sequence ATGATCACTGCCACCGGCCTGGAACTGCGCGCCGGTTCCCGGATCCTGCTGTCCGACACCACGCTGCGGGTGCAGCCGGGTGACCGGATCGGCCTGGTCGGCCGCAACGGCGCCGGCAAGACCACCACGCTCAAGGTGCTCGCCGGGGAGGGGCAGCCGTACGCCGGGCAGATCGACCGGCGCAGCGCCATCGGCTACCTGCCGCAGGACCCGCGTACCGGCGATCTTGACGTCACCGGGCGGGACCGGGTGCTCTCCGCCCGCGGCCTGGACGTGCTGATGGCCCAGATGAAGGAGCTGGAGGCCAAGCTCGCCGAGGGGGGCGACGACGAGCGCCTGGTCCGCCGCTACGGGGCGCTGGAGGACCAGTTCGCCGCCCTCGGCGGATACGCTGCCGAGGCCGAGGCGGCCCGGATCTGCGCCAACCTCGGGCTGCCCGACCGGGCCCTGGCCCAGACCATCGGCACCCTCTCCGGCGGTCAGCGCCGGCGGATCGAGCTGGCCCGGATCCTGTTCCGCGACGCCGGTGAGAACGGCGGCGGCATCCTGCTGCTCGACGAGCCGACCAACCACCTGGACGCCGACTCGATCACCTGGCTGCGCGGGTTCCTCGCCAACCACAAGGGCGGCCTGATCGTGATCTCCCACGACGCCTCGCTGCTGGAGGCGGTGGTCAACAAGGTCTGGTTCCTCGACGCCACCCGCTCCGTGGTCGACGTCTACAACCTGGGCTGGAAGGCGTACCTGGAGGCGCGGGAGACCGACGAGCGGCGTCGCCGCCGGGAGCGGGCCAACGCCGAGAAGAAGGCCGGCGCGCTGATGGCGCAGGCGGACAAGATGCGGGCCAAGGCCACCAAGACGGTCGCCGCGCAGAACATGGCCCGCCGGGCCGAGAAGCTGCTTTCCGGTCTGGAGGAGGTACGCGTCGCCGACAAGGTGGCGAAGGTGCGCTTCCCCAACCCGGCGGCGTGCGGCAAGACCCCACTCACCGCCACCGGCCTGTCCAAGTCGTACGGGTCGCTGGAGATCTTCACCGACGTCAGCGTGGCGGTGGACCGGGGCTCCCGGGTGGCGATCCTCGGCCTCAACGGCGCCGGCAAGACCACCCTGCTGCGGATGCTCGGTGGCCTGCTGGAGCCGGACACCGGCGAGGTGCGCCCCGGGCACGGCCTGCGGCTCGGCTACTACGCCCAGGAGCACGAGACCCTGGACGTGGACCGGACCATCCTGGAGCACATGCGCAGCGCCGCGCCGGAGCAGACCGACACCGACCTACGCAAGATCCTCGGCGCGTTCCTGTTCTCCGGGGAGGACGTCGACAAGCCGGCCGGGGTGCTCTCCGGTGGCGAGAAGACCCGGCTGGCCCTGGCCACGCTGGTCTGCTCGGGGGCGAACGTGTTGCTGCTGGACGAGCCGACGAACAACCTCGACCCGGTCAGCCGGGAGCAGGTGCTCGACGCGATCGCCCGCTATCCGGGGGCGATCGTGCTGGTCACCCACGACCCGGGCGCGGTGACGGCGCTCAAGCCCGACCGCGCCATCCTGCTCCCTGACGGCGACGAGGACGCCTGGAGCGACGACCTCCTCGAACTCGTCGAACTCGCCTGA
- a CDS encoding ABC transporter ATP-binding protein yields the protein MAGGGMGGWSMLRSMRNQDEVATHQLKRGTAKRIIAFARPYRRDIIIFLLTVVIAAVIGVATPLLAGDVIDAIASGGSDAGSTVVRLALVIAVLAVADALFSLAQRWYSARIGEGIILDLRTRVYDHVQRMPLQFFTRTQTGALVSRLNNDVLGAQRAFTSTLSGVVSNVIQLVLTAGAMLILSWQITVLALVLLPIFIIPARRVGRRLAEITRESYNLDAKMNATMTERFGVAGALLVKLFGSPEVEARRFARRAERVRDIGIQSAMYSRTFFVAMLLVASLAQALTYGLGGWLAVTGAVSAGTVVKLALLLTRLYGPLTALSNVRVDVMSALVSFDRVFEVLDLRPGIEEKPDAVPVPRGSGRVEFRDVRFRYPSAAEVSLASLEEVAALDRTVNEPVLKGVSFGVEPGQMVALVGPSGAGKSTLSMLISRIYDVSDGQVLVGGVDVRDATLASLRDEIGVVTQDSHLFHETIRENLRYAKPDATDDEIWAALAGAQVADLVRSLPDGLDTTVGERGYRFSGGEKQRIAIARLLLKAPSIVILDEATAHLDSESEAAVQRALSVALTGRTALVIAHRLSTVRDADQILVLDQGRIVERGRHEELVAVGGLYAELYRTQFAVADSPAPYADPDQPQPVVTTVPLGTYVAQETLPPATAN from the coding sequence ATGGCCGGTGGCGGTATGGGCGGCTGGAGCATGCTCCGGTCGATGCGCAACCAGGACGAGGTCGCCACCCACCAGCTCAAGCGCGGCACCGCCAAGCGGATCATCGCCTTCGCCCGGCCCTACCGGCGCGACATCATCATCTTCCTGCTCACCGTGGTGATCGCCGCGGTGATCGGGGTGGCCACCCCGCTGCTCGCCGGTGACGTCATCGACGCGATCGCCAGCGGTGGGTCCGACGCCGGCTCGACAGTGGTCCGGCTGGCCCTGGTCATCGCCGTGCTGGCCGTCGCCGACGCGCTCTTCTCGCTCGCCCAGCGGTGGTATTCGGCCCGGATCGGGGAGGGCATCATCCTCGACCTGCGGACCCGGGTCTACGACCACGTCCAACGGATGCCGCTGCAGTTCTTCACCCGGACCCAGACCGGCGCCCTGGTCAGCCGGCTCAACAACGACGTGCTCGGCGCCCAGCGGGCGTTCACCTCCACCCTGTCCGGGGTGGTCAGCAACGTCATCCAGCTGGTGCTCACCGCCGGCGCGATGCTCATCCTCTCCTGGCAGATCACCGTGCTGGCGCTGGTGCTGCTGCCGATCTTCATCATCCCGGCCCGCCGGGTCGGCCGGCGGCTCGCCGAGATCACCCGCGAGTCGTACAACCTCGACGCGAAGATGAACGCGACGATGACCGAGCGGTTCGGCGTCGCCGGCGCCCTGCTGGTCAAGCTCTTCGGCTCGCCCGAGGTGGAGGCCCGCCGGTTCGCCCGCCGCGCCGAGCGGGTCCGCGACATCGGCATCCAGTCCGCCATGTACTCGCGGACCTTCTTCGTGGCGATGCTGCTGGTCGCCTCCCTCGCCCAGGCCCTGACGTACGGCCTGGGCGGGTGGCTCGCTGTCACCGGCGCGGTCAGCGCGGGCACCGTGGTCAAGCTCGCGCTGCTGCTCACCCGCCTGTACGGCCCGCTCACCGCGCTGTCCAACGTCCGGGTCGACGTGATGAGCGCGCTGGTCTCCTTCGACCGGGTCTTCGAGGTGCTCGACCTGCGTCCGGGCATCGAGGAGAAGCCCGACGCGGTGCCGGTGCCCCGGGGCAGCGGCCGGGTCGAGTTCCGCGACGTGCGGTTCCGCTACCCGAGCGCCGCCGAGGTGTCGCTGGCCTCACTGGAGGAGGTCGCCGCGCTCGACCGTACGGTGAACGAGCCGGTGCTCAAGGGCGTCTCGTTCGGTGTCGAGCCCGGGCAGATGGTGGCCCTGGTCGGCCCGTCCGGCGCCGGCAAGTCGACGCTGTCCATGCTGATCTCCCGGATCTACGACGTCAGCGACGGGCAGGTGCTGGTCGGCGGCGTCGACGTGCGGGACGCCACCCTGGCCTCGCTGCGCGACGAGATCGGCGTGGTCACCCAGGACTCCCACCTGTTCCACGAGACCATCCGGGAGAACCTGCGCTACGCCAAGCCGGACGCCACCGATGACGAGATCTGGGCCGCCCTGGCCGGCGCGCAGGTCGCCGATCTGGTCCGGTCCCTGCCCGACGGGCTGGACACCACGGTCGGCGAGCGCGGCTACCGCTTCTCCGGGGGCGAGAAGCAGCGCATCGCCATCGCCCGGCTGCTGCTCAAGGCCCCGTCGATCGTGATCCTCGACGAGGCCACCGCGCACCTGGACTCGGAGAGCGAGGCGGCCGTGCAGCGGGCACTGTCCGTGGCGCTGACCGGGCGTACCGCGCTGGTGATCGCACACCGGCTCTCCACAGTCCGGGACGCCGACCAGATCCTCGTCCTCGACCAGGGGCGGATCGTCGAGCGTGGCCGGCACGAGGAACTGGTCGCCGTCGGCGGCCTCTACGCCGAGCTGTACCGCACCCAGTTCGCGGTGGCCGACTCGCCGGCCCCGTACGCCGACCCGGACCAGCCGCAGCCGGTGGTCACCACCGTGCCCCTGGGCACGTACGTGGCGCAGGAGACGCTGCCGCCCGCCACCGCCAACTAG
- the ygiD gene encoding 4,5-DOPA dioxygenase extradiol gives MHADDLPGRDTLMPAAFIGHGNPMNALEVNRYTTAWRAFGSTVPRPRAILVISAHWYINATAVTAMPRPRTIHDFYGFPPALFEVQYPAPGLPELAAEVSDAVHPTWVGADVDSWGIDHGTWSVLTHAFPDASVPVVQLSINADKSLDYHLDLGARLAPLRRSGVLIVASGNVVHNLGGMDWKLADDGYDWAQRFDEDAKTLMLTNPTDFATLVGHRDFRHAVPTPDHFIPALYLAGLAAADDASGTEILVDGYAYGSLSMTAYTLGLSCPNAAGEGGTPRPPAEVPPDGSNI, from the coding sequence GTGCACGCAGACGACCTCCCCGGCCGGGACACGCTCATGCCCGCCGCCTTCATCGGTCACGGCAATCCCATGAACGCCCTTGAGGTCAACCGCTACACCACCGCGTGGAGGGCCTTCGGCTCCACGGTGCCTCGTCCCCGCGCGATCCTGGTCATCAGTGCGCACTGGTACATCAATGCCACCGCCGTCACGGCCATGCCCCGGCCGCGCACCATCCACGACTTCTACGGCTTTCCGCCGGCGCTGTTCGAGGTGCAGTACCCCGCCCCCGGCCTGCCCGAATTGGCAGCGGAGGTCAGCGACGCCGTCCACCCGACCTGGGTCGGTGCCGACGTGGACAGCTGGGGAATCGACCACGGCACCTGGTCGGTCCTGACGCACGCCTTCCCCGACGCCTCGGTTCCCGTGGTGCAGCTCAGTATCAACGCGGACAAGTCGCTGGACTACCACCTGGATCTCGGCGCCAGACTCGCGCCACTGCGCCGGAGCGGCGTGCTCATCGTGGCCAGCGGCAACGTCGTGCACAACCTCGGGGGAATGGACTGGAAGCTGGCCGACGACGGCTACGACTGGGCCCAGCGCTTCGACGAGGACGCCAAGACCCTGATGCTGACCAACCCCACCGACTTCGCGACGCTCGTCGGCCACCGCGACTTCCGGCACGCGGTGCCGACACCTGACCATTTCATCCCCGCGCTGTACCTCGCCGGCCTCGCCGCAGCCGACGACGCTTCCGGGACCGAGATCCTCGTCGACGGCTACGCCTACGGGTCACTGTCGATGACGGCCTACACCCTCGGTCTGTCCTGCCCGAACGCCGCCGGCGAGGGGGGCACGCCACGACCGCCCGCCGAGGTCCCGCCCGACGGCTCCAACATCTAG
- a CDS encoding enoyl-CoA hydratase/isomerase family protein, giving the protein MTAATTGVRLDYDGPVATVTLCRPDVLNAQTPAMWRAMSDFSRDLPGDVRIVVVRGEGRAFSAGLDLSVAGASGPGSFAELATLPEQECADRIADYQGAFTWLHRPDVISVAAVQGHAIGAGFQLALACDLRVLAEDARLSMAEVTLGLVPDLAGTKRLVELVGYSRALEICATGRRMDAAEADRIGLATLVVPNAELDAAVRDLTAGLLANSRDAIVEIKALLAGAAGRTHAEQQRAEREAQTRRLRDLAGYGE; this is encoded by the coding sequence GTGACCGCCGCAACGACCGGAGTGCGACTCGACTACGACGGGCCGGTCGCGACAGTGACGTTGTGCCGGCCCGACGTGCTCAACGCGCAGACCCCCGCGATGTGGCGCGCGATGAGCGATTTCTCCCGCGACCTGCCCGGTGATGTCCGGATCGTCGTGGTGCGCGGCGAGGGGCGGGCCTTCTCCGCGGGCCTCGACCTGTCCGTGGCCGGTGCCTCCGGTCCGGGCTCGTTCGCCGAGCTCGCCACCCTGCCCGAGCAGGAGTGCGCCGACCGGATCGCCGACTACCAGGGCGCCTTCACCTGGCTGCACCGCCCGGACGTGATCTCCGTGGCCGCTGTCCAGGGGCACGCGATCGGTGCCGGTTTCCAGCTCGCCCTCGCCTGTGACCTACGGGTGCTCGCCGAGGACGCCAGGCTCTCCATGGCCGAGGTGACTCTCGGCCTGGTTCCCGACCTCGCCGGGACCAAGCGTCTCGTCGAGTTGGTCGGATATTCCCGCGCGCTGGAGATCTGTGCCACCGGTCGCCGGATGGACGCCGCCGAGGCGGACCGGATCGGGCTGGCCACGCTCGTGGTGCCGAACGCGGAACTGGACGCGGCGGTGCGGGACCTGACCGCCGGCCTGCTCGCCAACAGCCGCGACGCGATCGTGGAGATCAAGGCGTTGCTCGCGGGCGCGGCCGGGCGTACCCATGCGGAGCAGCAGCGGGCCGAGCGCGAGGCGCAGACCCGGCGGCTGCGCGATCTGGCCGGGTACGGAGAATAG
- the ypfJ gene encoding KPN_02809 family neutral zinc metallopeptidase, whose protein sequence is MELNENAEIDTSEVDDRRGAGGGGGLGIPIPLGGGRGGIVGIVIAVLVALAGGGYGLNALSGGGSDQGDNTALEQKCAAQDALQQLDCRNTLYINSIQAYWRTAMPEVFGERYRSAKTVFFSQAVRTGCGAADSGVGPFYCPADHQVYIDLTFYRLLADQLGAKGEFAQPYVLAHEYGHHVQSLLGTEAQMRRLQQRDPANTNALSVRLELQADCYAGAWARNATGTSDKRGNKVFKSITKQDIQQAIDAAEKIGDDAISRRAGRPVNPNEFTHGTSQQRMQWFTQGYSTGDPKSCNTFNR, encoded by the coding sequence ATGGAGCTGAACGAGAACGCGGAGATCGACACCAGCGAGGTGGACGATCGGCGAGGGGCCGGCGGAGGCGGCGGACTGGGCATCCCGATCCCGCTCGGCGGCGGCCGGGGCGGGATCGTGGGCATCGTCATCGCCGTCCTCGTCGCGCTGGCCGGCGGCGGTTACGGCCTCAACGCCCTCAGCGGCGGCGGCTCCGACCAGGGCGACAACACCGCGCTGGAGCAGAAGTGCGCGGCCCAGGACGCGCTCCAGCAGCTCGACTGCCGCAACACCCTCTACATCAACTCGATCCAGGCGTACTGGCGTACCGCCATGCCCGAGGTCTTCGGCGAGCGGTACCGGTCCGCCAAGACCGTCTTCTTCAGCCAGGCCGTACGCACCGGCTGCGGCGCGGCCGACTCCGGCGTCGGGCCGTTCTACTGCCCGGCCGACCACCAGGTCTACATCGACCTCACCTTCTACCGGCTCCTCGCCGACCAGCTCGGCGCGAAGGGTGAGTTCGCCCAGCCGTACGTGCTGGCCCACGAGTACGGGCACCACGTGCAGAGCCTGCTCGGCACCGAGGCGCAGATGCGCCGCCTACAGCAGCGTGACCCGGCCAACACCAACGCGCTCTCGGTGCGGCTGGAACTACAGGCCGACTGCTACGCCGGCGCCTGGGCGCGCAACGCCACCGGCACCTCGGACAAGCGGGGAAACAAGGTCTTCAAGAGCATCACCAAACAGGACATCCAGCAGGCGATCGACGCCGCCGAGAAGATCGGCGACGACGCGATCTCCAGGCGCGCCGGCCGGCCGGTGAACCCGAACGAGTTCACCCACGGCACCTCCCAGCAGCGCATGCAATGGTTCACCCAGGGCTACTCCACCGGCGACCCGAAGTCCTGCAACACCTTCAACCGGTAG